Proteins encoded in a region of the Methylobacterium radiotolerans JCM 2831 genome:
- a CDS encoding tlde1 domain-containing protein, with protein sequence MAQAALSLAAFQTAYPSAEPRRPAPPRLTYVETVYDPVVRTRAPYPSAMRRARRRARLTALIALTGATLAGWAVFSHPQGPARPDAQTVAAAGPTAAPVPQAVAAPRPSLAWMLDRSPALGSDTATAFGGAAPPAAGFQIAAAAPSPAVREIARQVAQAERARTAQVRLAQAGPAERATEKAGDKIAEKGAGAPVRMAAAEPTPAALAPALVPLPVARPPELRRAPAPPPARVASRALPRTRDVFRAAMAEEPSFFEKLFGVGAAAPSQENRQEPRQALAYASPDALPQEAPRTRISPEPDSVAGTAVYDITARTVTLPSGEVLEAHSGLGEHMDNPRYVHLRMRGSTPPGTYTLTERERLFHGVRAIRLNPVGGSAAIHGRDGLLAHTYMLRQPGASNGCVSFRDYNRFLQAFLRGEVRRLVVVAGSGDGGILNRIGLAGRRGGRG encoded by the coding sequence ATGGCCCAGGCTGCGTTGTCCCTCGCCGCGTTCCAGACCGCGTATCCGAGCGCGGAACCCCGGCGACCGGCGCCCCCGCGCCTCACCTACGTCGAGACCGTCTACGATCCGGTCGTCCGCACCCGGGCGCCCTACCCGAGCGCCATGCGGCGCGCCCGCCGCCGCGCCCGGCTGACGGCGCTCATCGCCCTCACCGGCGCGACCCTGGCCGGCTGGGCCGTGTTCAGCCACCCGCAGGGGCCGGCCCGCCCCGACGCGCAGACCGTCGCGGCGGCCGGGCCGACCGCCGCCCCGGTCCCGCAGGCCGTGGCGGCGCCGCGGCCGAGCCTCGCCTGGATGCTCGACCGGAGCCCGGCGCTGGGCTCCGACACCGCCACGGCCTTCGGAGGCGCGGCCCCGCCGGCCGCCGGCTTCCAGATCGCCGCCGCCGCGCCGTCCCCGGCGGTCCGGGAGATCGCCCGGCAGGTGGCCCAGGCGGAGCGGGCGCGGACCGCCCAGGTCCGGCTGGCCCAGGCCGGGCCCGCGGAGAGGGCGACCGAGAAGGCCGGCGACAAGATCGCCGAGAAGGGCGCGGGGGCGCCGGTCCGGATGGCCGCGGCCGAGCCTACCCCCGCCGCCCTCGCGCCCGCCCTGGTGCCGCTGCCGGTGGCGCGCCCGCCCGAGCTGCGGCGCGCGCCGGCGCCGCCGCCCGCGCGGGTGGCGAGCCGCGCCCTGCCCCGGACCCGCGACGTGTTCCGCGCCGCGATGGCCGAGGAGCCGTCCTTCTTCGAGAAGCTGTTCGGGGTCGGCGCGGCCGCGCCGTCTCAGGAGAATCGTCAGGAGCCCCGTCAGGCGCTGGCCTATGCCAGCCCGGACGCCCTGCCGCAGGAGGCGCCGCGCACCCGGATCAGCCCGGAGCCCGATTCGGTGGCCGGCACGGCCGTCTACGACATCACCGCCCGCACGGTGACGCTGCCCTCCGGCGAGGTGCTGGAGGCCCATTCCGGCCTCGGCGAGCACATGGACAACCCGCGCTACGTCCACCTGCGCATGCGCGGCTCGACCCCGCCCGGCACCTACACGCTGACCGAGCGCGAGCGCCTGTTCCACGGGGTCCGGGCGATCCGGCTCAACCCGGTGGGCGGCAGCGCCGCGATCCACGGCCGCGACGGCCTGCTGGCCCACACCTACATGCTGCGGCAGCCCGGCGCCTCGAACGGCTGCGTCTCGTTCCGCGACTACAACCGCTTCCTGCAGGCCTTCCTGCGGGGCGAGGTCCGGCGCCTCGTGGTGGTGGCCGGCAGCGGCGACGGCGGCATCCTCAACCGGATCGGCCTCGCCGGCCGCCGGGGCGGCCGGGGCTGA
- a CDS encoding quinone oxidoreductase family protein: MPKAIRVYEYGGPEVMRFEDVPLAEPGPGQIRVKQAAIGVNFIDIYFRTGAYKSPHMPYTPGKEGAGTVTAVGEGVSQFKPGDRVAYGSVADGCYAEEPVIPASAAVPIPDGVDEKTAAAMMLKGLTVEYLLHRTYAVKPGDTILWQAAAGGVGLIACQWAKHLGATVIGTAGSPEKAELAKRNGCDHVILYREEDVAKRVREITGGKGVPVVYDGVGQATLMGSLDSLAPLGLLASFGSASGAITGLDLGLLAPRGSLYVTRPTLATFSSNRATLEEAAGRLFKVVGDGAVKIAVNATYPLAEAQQVHRDLAGRETTGSIVMLP, from the coding sequence ATGCCGAAGGCGATCCGGGTCTACGAATATGGCGGCCCCGAGGTGATGCGCTTCGAGGACGTGCCCCTGGCCGAGCCGGGCCCCGGGCAGATCCGGGTCAAGCAGGCCGCCATCGGCGTCAACTTCATCGACATCTACTTCCGCACCGGCGCCTACAAGTCCCCGCACATGCCCTACACCCCCGGCAAGGAGGGCGCCGGCACCGTCACGGCGGTGGGCGAGGGCGTCAGCCAGTTCAAGCCCGGCGACCGAGTCGCCTACGGTTCGGTGGCGGACGGCTGCTACGCCGAGGAGCCGGTGATCCCGGCCTCCGCGGCCGTGCCGATCCCGGACGGCGTCGACGAGAAGACCGCCGCCGCCATGATGCTCAAGGGCCTGACCGTCGAGTACCTGCTGCACCGGACCTACGCGGTGAAGCCCGGCGACACGATCCTGTGGCAGGCGGCCGCCGGCGGCGTCGGCCTGATCGCCTGCCAGTGGGCCAAGCACCTCGGCGCCACCGTGATCGGCACCGCCGGCAGCCCCGAGAAGGCGGAGCTCGCCAAGCGGAACGGCTGCGACCACGTCATCCTCTACCGCGAGGAGGACGTGGCCAAGCGCGTGCGCGAGATCACCGGCGGCAAGGGCGTGCCGGTGGTCTACGACGGCGTCGGCCAGGCGACCCTGATGGGCTCGCTGGACAGCCTCGCGCCGCTCGGCCTGCTGGCGAGCTTCGGCTCGGCCTCCGGGGCGATCACCGGGCTCGACCTCGGCCTGCTCGCCCCGCGCGGCTCGCTCTACGTGACGCGCCCGACACTCGCGACCTTCTCGTCGAACCGCGCCACCCTGGAGGAGGCGGCCGGCCGCCTGTTCAAGGTGGTCGGCGACGGCGCGGTGAAGATCGCCGTCAACGCCACCTACCCGCTGGCCGAGGCGCAGCAGGTCCACCGCGACCTCGCGGGCCGGGAGACCACCGGCTCGATCGTGATGCTGCCCTGA
- the rimO gene encoding 30S ribosomal protein S12 methylthiotransferase RimO — translation MTATPAPRGPAPGAAPKISFVSLGCPKALVDSERILTHLRAEGYELARRHDGADVVIVNTCGFLDSAKAESLSAIGEAMAENGRVIVTGCMGAQPEEIREKYPDLLAVTGPQAYESVVAAVHEAVPPAHDPFLDLVPPQGIKLTPRHYAYLKISEGCSNRCSFCIIPSLRGNLVSRPAADVLREAEKLVKAGVKELLVVSQDTSAYGVDIRYSESPWRDRQVRAKFYDLTRELGELGAWVRLHYVYPYPHVDEVIPLMAEGKVLPYLDMPLQHASPSVLKRMRRPGNQERQLDRIRSWRQTCPDLAIRSTFIVGFPGETEAEFEELLAWLQEAKLDRVGCFEYEPVAGATANALGDPVPPAVKAERKRRFMETQNGIALRLQRAKVGKRLPVIVDSVEGGVARGRSKADAPEIDGTVHAAFRRPVRVGDIVTVKIDRAEAYDLYGSVA, via the coding sequence ATGACCGCCACGCCCGCCCCCCGCGGCCCCGCTCCCGGCGCCGCCCCGAAAATCTCGTTCGTCTCGCTGGGCTGCCCCAAGGCGCTGGTCGATTCCGAGCGGATCCTCACCCACCTTCGCGCCGAGGGCTACGAGCTGGCCCGCCGGCACGACGGCGCCGACGTGGTGATCGTCAACACCTGCGGCTTCCTCGACTCGGCCAAGGCGGAGTCGCTCTCGGCGATCGGCGAGGCCATGGCGGAGAACGGCCGGGTGATCGTCACCGGCTGCATGGGCGCGCAGCCGGAGGAGATCCGCGAGAAGTACCCCGACCTCCTGGCGGTGACCGGGCCCCAGGCCTACGAGTCGGTGGTGGCGGCCGTCCACGAGGCGGTGCCGCCGGCCCACGACCCGTTCCTCGACCTCGTGCCGCCGCAGGGGATCAAGCTCACCCCGCGCCACTACGCCTACCTGAAGATCTCGGAGGGGTGCAGCAATCGCTGCAGCTTCTGCATCATCCCGTCCCTGCGCGGGAACCTCGTCAGCCGCCCGGCCGCCGACGTGCTGCGGGAAGCGGAGAAACTGGTGAAGGCCGGCGTGAAGGAGCTGCTGGTCGTCAGCCAGGACACCAGCGCCTACGGCGTCGATATCCGCTACAGTGAGAGCCCGTGGCGCGACCGGCAGGTCCGCGCGAAGTTCTACGACCTGACCCGGGAGCTCGGCGAGCTCGGGGCCTGGGTGCGGCTGCACTACGTCTACCCCTACCCGCACGTGGACGAGGTCATCCCCCTGATGGCCGAGGGCAAGGTGCTCCCCTACCTCGACATGCCGCTCCAGCACGCGAGCCCCTCCGTGCTCAAGCGCATGCGCCGCCCCGGCAACCAGGAGCGCCAGCTCGACCGGATCCGCAGCTGGCGGCAGACCTGCCCGGATCTCGCGATCCGCTCGACCTTCATCGTCGGCTTCCCCGGCGAGACCGAGGCCGAGTTCGAGGAACTGCTGGCCTGGCTGCAGGAGGCCAAGCTCGATCGGGTCGGCTGCTTCGAGTACGAGCCGGTGGCGGGCGCCACCGCCAACGCGCTGGGCGACCCCGTGCCGCCGGCGGTGAAGGCCGAGCGCAAGCGCCGGTTCATGGAGACGCAGAACGGGATCGCGCTGCGGCTGCAGCGGGCCAAGGTCGGCAAGCGGCTGCCGGTCATCGTCGATTCCGTCGAGGGCGGGGTCGCGCGGGGCCGGTCCAAGGCCGACGCGCCGGAGATCGACGGCACCGTCCACGCCGCCTTCCGGCGCCCGGTGCGGGTCGGCGACATCGTCACCGTGAAGATCGACCGGGCCGAGGCCTACGACCTCTACGGCAGCGTCGCCTGA
- a CDS encoding AmpG family muropeptide MFS transporter gives MANPAQVTGAPEPVKAATGAFLTPLFTDRRIPAVLGLGFAQGIPFLLVYATQSAWLVQAKVPLATIGLMSELTIAYKLKFLWAPFLDRHDAPLIGRWLGRRRGWIVATQILVALALAGVAFGDPAHWLAWTVAFSLALGVAGATQDVVIDGWRITAAPPEQQALMSSWSEIGYRVGNLAAGAGALYLSDAYGWRAAYLCMAALMAPGTVAALLAPEPPAPETPATGGFVETVWAPIRDLLARLGPLAVPVLALVAGFRMPGYVSNAMAIPLFKTLGYSNTDIATVTKLFGFWIALGGTFLASAIIPRIGMMASLLIGTVTASASHLALAYLAWHGGHGGAAFWTFALTVGIDGFAYAFASIVLITYMSRLSATAHAASQYALLTSLCALPGSLLAGFSGFVIEWTGFPWFFVGTSLIGVPVALLCLLVARRHGPMEASAEAPGDAPNRAT, from the coding sequence ATGGCAAACCCGGCGCAGGTCACCGGCGCGCCCGAGCCGGTGAAAGCCGCGACAGGCGCCTTCCTCACGCCCCTGTTCACCGACCGGCGCATCCCCGCGGTGCTCGGGCTCGGCTTTGCGCAAGGCATCCCGTTCCTGCTCGTCTACGCGACCCAGTCGGCGTGGCTTGTCCAGGCGAAGGTGCCGCTCGCCACGATCGGGCTGATGAGCGAGCTGACTATCGCCTACAAGCTCAAGTTCCTCTGGGCCCCCTTCCTCGACCGCCACGACGCGCCGCTCATCGGCCGCTGGCTCGGGCGCCGCCGCGGCTGGATCGTCGCCACGCAGATCCTCGTCGCCCTGGCGCTCGCGGGCGTCGCCTTCGGCGACCCGGCCCACTGGCTCGCCTGGACGGTAGCGTTCTCCCTGGCGCTCGGCGTCGCGGGCGCCACCCAGGACGTGGTCATCGACGGCTGGCGCATCACCGCCGCGCCGCCCGAGCAGCAGGCGCTGATGTCGTCCTGGTCGGAGATCGGCTACCGGGTCGGCAACCTCGCGGCGGGGGCCGGCGCCCTCTACCTGTCCGACGCGTACGGGTGGCGCGCCGCCTACCTGTGCATGGCCGCGCTCATGGCCCCCGGCACGGTCGCGGCCCTGCTGGCGCCGGAGCCCCCCGCCCCCGAGACGCCCGCCACCGGCGGCTTCGTCGAGACCGTCTGGGCGCCGATCCGCGACCTCCTCGCCCGGCTCGGGCCGCTCGCCGTGCCGGTGCTCGCTCTCGTCGCGGGCTTCCGGATGCCCGGCTACGTCTCGAACGCCATGGCGATTCCGCTGTTCAAGACGCTCGGCTACTCCAACACCGACATCGCCACCGTCACGAAGCTGTTCGGCTTCTGGATCGCGCTCGGCGGCACCTTCCTGGCGAGCGCCATCATCCCGCGGATCGGCATGATGGCGAGCCTGCTGATCGGCACCGTGACGGCCTCCGCCTCGCACCTCGCGCTGGCCTACCTCGCGTGGCACGGCGGCCACGGCGGGGCGGCGTTCTGGACCTTCGCGCTCACCGTCGGGATCGACGGCTTCGCCTACGCCTTCGCGTCGATCGTGCTGATCACCTACATGTCGCGGCTCTCGGCCACCGCCCACGCGGCGAGCCAGTACGCCCTGCTGACCTCGCTCTGCGCCCTGCCCGGCAGCCTGCTCGCCGGGTTCTCGGGCTTCGTGATCGAGTGGACCGGGTTCCCATGGTTCTTCGTCGGCACGTCGCTCATCGGCGTGCCGGTGGCCCTGCTCTGCCTGCTGGTCGCGCGCCGGCACGGGCCGATGGAGGCCTCGGCGGAGGCGCCCGGGGACGCGCCGAATCGGGCCACCTGA
- the mfd gene encoding transcription-repair coupling factor, with protein MAKPQPKPPAPAAKPPVARFALPKSSALARAIDALKRGDSPVLANAPEGFDALALADLARALAPTVDAPAVLVHVARDSGRSAAFQAALGFVAPEMDVMSLPAWDCQPYDRVSPTTAVAAARMTALARLARTRSAEDRPRILCTTVNALVQRVPPRAHIAKEAFSAAIGNVVAMDDVVAWVEANGFLRTGTVRDTGEYAVRGGILDLSPPGLPAPIRLDFFGDTLESIRAFDPETQRTTGQLRSLDLMPMSEVQLTTETIRRFRQNYIQSFGAATRDDRLYETVSEGRRYAGLEHWMPLFYDHLDTLFDYLGGVPLVFDPQVEDAAAERISLVQDYYQAREGAMKTPQPGVAPYKPLPPRALYLTPNELKERIATATVARLTPFAQPESPERAVIDCGAKAGRSFAPERADETASVFDAAVAHIRDLQGSGHHVILGAWSDGSRDRLCGVLTDHGLRKPVAITRLTDVYALKRGTDAAVAVWGLEAGFTAGELAVVSEGDILGDRLVRQKRKAKRPQDVILEVQALQPGDLVVHADHGIGRFVGLKTIHAAGAPHDCLELQYTGGLLLLPVENIELLTRYGSEDSEVALDRLGGGAWQARKAKMKRRILEMAGELIKVAAQRFVRKAPALQAPEGLYGEFAARFPFEETEDQANAIDAVLDDLNAGRPMDRLVCGDVGFGKTEVALRAAFAAAISGKQVAVIVPTTLLARQHYRTFAERFKGLPVQVAQLSRFASAAEMKQTRAGLAAGTVDIVVGTHALLAKNIAFKDLGLIIVDEEQHFGVAHKERLKALQADVHVLTLSATPIPRTLQLAMTGVRELSIIATPPVDRLVVRTFVTPFDPLTIREALLRERYRGGQSFYVVPRIEDLAEVKKFLDAEMPEIKVAVAHGQMAAGQLEDVMTAFYEGKFDVLLSTTIVESGLDIPTANTLIVHRADMFGLAQLYQLRGRVGRSKARAYALFTTPANRQLTAQAEQRLKVLQSLDTLGAGFQLASHDLDIRGAGNLLGDAQSGHIKEVGYELYQQMLEDAVTALKAGIEDVPEEAWSPTIALGAPVTIPEDYVEDLGVRLALYRRLATIQDDAEMESFGAELIDRFGPLPPEVEQLLKIGTIKILCLKANVEKVEAGPKGVVVHFRDRSYANPQGLVAYVAEQASFAKVRPDMSVVFVRELTTVPARLKTATEVLRSLVTIAGRGKKAA; from the coding sequence ATGGCCAAGCCTCAGCCGAAGCCCCCCGCCCCCGCCGCCAAGCCGCCGGTCGCGCGCTTCGCGCTGCCGAAATCCTCCGCGCTCGCCCGGGCGATCGACGCCCTCAAGCGCGGCGACAGCCCGGTCCTGGCGAACGCCCCGGAGGGCTTCGACGCGCTGGCGCTCGCCGACCTCGCCCGTGCCCTGGCGCCCACCGTCGACGCACCGGCCGTGCTGGTGCACGTGGCGCGCGATTCCGGGCGCTCGGCCGCGTTCCAGGCGGCTTTGGGCTTCGTCGCGCCCGAGATGGACGTGATGAGCCTGCCGGCCTGGGACTGCCAGCCCTACGACCGGGTCTCGCCGACCACCGCCGTCGCCGCCGCCCGGATGACGGCGCTCGCCCGCCTCGCCCGCACCCGCTCGGCCGAGGACAGGCCGCGCATCCTCTGCACCACCGTCAACGCCCTGGTGCAGCGGGTCCCACCCCGCGCCCACATCGCCAAGGAGGCGTTCTCGGCGGCGATCGGCAACGTCGTGGCAATGGACGACGTGGTGGCCTGGGTCGAGGCCAACGGCTTCCTGCGCACCGGGACGGTGCGCGACACCGGCGAGTACGCGGTCCGCGGCGGCATCCTCGACCTGTCGCCCCCGGGCCTGCCGGCCCCGATCCGCCTCGACTTCTTCGGCGACACGCTGGAATCGATCCGCGCCTTCGACCCGGAGACGCAGCGCACCACCGGTCAGCTCCGCTCCCTCGACCTGATGCCGATGAGCGAGGTCCAGCTCACCACCGAGACGATCCGGCGCTTCCGCCAGAACTACATCCAGAGCTTCGGCGCGGCGACCCGGGATGACCGGCTCTACGAGACCGTGAGCGAGGGGCGGCGCTACGCCGGCCTCGAGCACTGGATGCCGCTGTTCTACGACCACCTCGACACGCTGTTCGACTATCTCGGCGGCGTGCCGCTGGTCTTCGATCCCCAGGTGGAGGACGCCGCCGCCGAGCGGATCAGCCTCGTCCAGGACTATTACCAGGCCCGCGAGGGCGCGATGAAGACGCCGCAGCCCGGCGTCGCCCCCTACAAGCCCCTGCCGCCCCGCGCCCTCTACCTGACGCCGAACGAGCTGAAGGAGCGGATCGCCACCGCCACCGTGGCGCGGCTGACGCCCTTCGCGCAGCCCGAATCGCCCGAGCGCGCCGTGATCGATTGCGGCGCCAAGGCCGGACGAAGCTTCGCCCCCGAGCGGGCCGACGAGACTGCCAGCGTGTTCGACGCCGCGGTGGCGCATATCCGCGATCTCCAGGGATCCGGTCATCACGTGATCCTGGGAGCCTGGTCCGACGGCTCCCGCGACCGGCTCTGCGGCGTGCTCACCGACCACGGCCTCAGGAAGCCCGTGGCGATCACCCGGCTCACCGACGTCTACGCGCTGAAGCGCGGCACCGACGCGGCGGTGGCGGTCTGGGGCCTGGAGGCGGGCTTCACCGCGGGCGAGCTGGCCGTCGTCTCCGAGGGCGACATCCTGGGCGACCGGCTGGTCCGCCAGAAGCGCAAGGCCAAGCGGCCCCAGGACGTGATCCTGGAGGTGCAGGCGCTCCAGCCGGGCGACCTCGTGGTCCACGCCGACCACGGCATCGGCCGCTTCGTCGGCCTCAAGACGATCCACGCCGCGGGCGCCCCGCACGACTGCCTGGAACTGCAGTATACCGGCGGCCTGCTGCTCCTGCCGGTGGAGAACATCGAGCTCCTGACCCGCTACGGCTCGGAGGATTCCGAGGTCGCCCTCGACCGCCTCGGCGGCGGCGCGTGGCAGGCCCGCAAGGCCAAGATGAAGCGCCGCATCCTCGAGATGGCGGGCGAGCTGATCAAGGTCGCGGCCCAGCGCTTCGTCCGCAAGGCCCCCGCGCTGCAGGCGCCCGAGGGGCTCTACGGGGAGTTCGCCGCCCGCTTCCCGTTCGAGGAGACCGAGGATCAGGCCAACGCCATCGACGCGGTGCTGGACGACCTCAATGCCGGCCGCCCGATGGACCGACTGGTCTGCGGCGATGTCGGCTTCGGCAAGACCGAGGTGGCGCTGCGCGCCGCCTTCGCGGCGGCGATCTCCGGCAAGCAGGTGGCGGTGATCGTCCCGACCACCCTGCTCGCCCGCCAGCACTACCGGACCTTCGCCGAGCGCTTCAAGGGCCTGCCGGTCCAGGTGGCGCAGCTCTCGCGCTTCGCCTCCGCGGCGGAGATGAAGCAGACCCGGGCGGGGCTCGCCGCCGGCACGGTCGACATCGTGGTCGGCACGCACGCGCTCTTGGCGAAGAACATCGCCTTCAAGGATCTCGGCCTGATCATCGTGGACGAGGAGCAGCATTTCGGCGTGGCCCACAAGGAGCGGCTGAAGGCGCTCCAGGCCGACGTCCACGTGCTGACCCTCTCGGCGACCCCGATCCCGCGCACGCTCCAGCTCGCCATGACGGGGGTGCGGGAACTGTCGATCATCGCGACACCCCCGGTCGACCGGCTGGTGGTGCGCACCTTCGTGACGCCGTTCGACCCCCTGACCATCCGGGAGGCGCTGCTGCGCGAGCGCTACCGCGGCGGCCAGTCCTTCTACGTCGTGCCCAGGATCGAGGATCTGGCGGAAGTCAAGAAGTTCCTCGACGCCGAGATGCCCGAGATCAAGGTCGCGGTCGCCCACGGCCAGATGGCGGCGGGCCAGCTCGAGGACGTGATGACGGCCTTCTACGAGGGCAAGTTCGACGTGCTGCTCTCGACCACGATTGTAGAATCGGGCCTCGACATCCCCACCGCCAACACGCTGATCGTCCACCGGGCCGACATGTTCGGGCTGGCCCAGCTCTACCAGCTGCGCGGCCGCGTCGGGCGCTCGAAGGCGCGCGCCTACGCGCTGTTCACGACGCCGGCGAACCGCCAGCTCACCGCCCAGGCCGAGCAGCGCCTCAAGGTGCTCCAGAGCCTCGACACGCTGGGCGCGGGCTTCCAGCTCGCCTCCCACGACCTCGACATCCGCGGCGCCGGCAACCTGCTCGGCGACGCGCAGTCCGGCCACATCAAGGAGGTCGGCTACGAGCTCTACCAGCAGATGCTGGAGGACGCGGTGACGGCGCTGAAGGCCGGCATCGAGGACGTGCCCGAGGAGGCGTGGTCGCCGACCATCGCGCTCGGCGCACCGGTCACGATCCCGGAGGATTACGTCGAGGATCTCGGGGTGCGGCTCGCCCTCTACCGGCGGCTCGCCACCATCCAGGACGACGCCGAGATGGAGAGCTTCGGCGCCGAGCTGATCGACCGGTTCGGGCCGCTGCCGCCGGAGGTGGAGCAGCTCCTCAAGATCGGCACGATCAAGATCCTCTGCCTCAAGGCGAACGTCGAGAAGGTCGAGGCGGGGCCGAAGGGCGTGGTGGTCCATTTCCGCGACCGCTCCTACGCCAACCCGCAGGGGCTGGTGGCCTACGTGGCCGAGCAGGCCTCGTTCGCGAAGGTGCGGCCCGACATGAGCGTCGTGTTCGTGCGCGAGCTGACCACCGTCCCGGCGCGGCTCAAGACCGCCACCGAGGTGCTGCGCAGCCTCGTGACGATCGCCGGGCGGGGGAAGAAGGCGGCGTGA
- the dinB gene encoding DNA polymerase IV, with amino-acid sequence MDPEVALRKIIHIDMDAFYASVEQRDDPSLRGKPLAVGGSRERGVVAAASYEARRFGVRSAMPSATARRLCPDLLFVKPRFEVYRAISEEIRAVFARHTAVIEPVALDEAYLDVTENLLGLPTATAVAKAIRAEILERTGLVASAGVSYNKFLAKVASDHRKPNALFVITPAMGPDFVAALPIGRFHGVGPVTEAKMKRLGIETGADLRAWTPERLRETFGSAGAYYHAVARGIDGRPVRAHRVRKSIGAETTFSDDTAAFEVLAARLAPLFDKVWAAADAKGMRARTVTLKLKFSDFAQVTRARSLPVPVADRAGLERIGLDLLAGLFPLRRSARLIGVSLSGFAQDAPEAPLQLGLAL; translated from the coding sequence ATGGATCCGGAGGTCGCGCTCCGAAAAATCATCCACATCGACATGGACGCGTTCTATGCCTCCGTGGAGCAGCGCGACGACCCGTCCCTGCGCGGCAAACCCCTGGCGGTGGGCGGCTCGCGGGAGCGCGGCGTGGTGGCGGCGGCGAGCTACGAGGCGCGCCGGTTCGGCGTCCGCTCGGCCATGCCGTCGGCCACCGCGCGGCGGCTGTGCCCGGACCTGCTGTTCGTGAAGCCGCGCTTCGAGGTCTACCGGGCAATCTCGGAGGAGATCCGCGCGGTCTTCGCCCGGCACACGGCCGTCATCGAGCCGGTGGCCCTCGACGAGGCCTATCTCGACGTCACCGAGAATCTCCTGGGCCTCCCGACCGCGACGGCCGTGGCGAAGGCGATCCGGGCCGAGATCCTGGAGCGCACCGGGCTCGTGGCCTCGGCCGGGGTCTCGTACAACAAGTTCCTCGCCAAGGTGGCGTCCGACCACAGGAAGCCGAACGCCCTGTTCGTCATCACCCCCGCCATGGGGCCGGACTTCGTGGCCGCGCTGCCGATCGGCCGGTTCCACGGCGTCGGCCCGGTCACCGAGGCGAAGATGAAGCGGCTCGGGATCGAGACCGGGGCGGACCTGCGCGCCTGGACGCCGGAGCGCCTGCGCGAGACCTTCGGCTCCGCGGGCGCCTACTACCACGCGGTCGCCCGCGGGATCGACGGGCGGCCGGTCCGCGCCCACCGGGTGCGCAAGTCGATCGGCGCGGAGACCACCTTCTCGGACGACACCGCCGCCTTCGAGGTCCTGGCCGCCCGGCTGGCGCCGCTGTTCGACAAGGTCTGGGCCGCGGCCGACGCCAAGGGCATGCGCGCCCGGACCGTGACCCTGAAGCTCAAGTTCTCGGATTTCGCCCAGGTCACCCGGGCGCGGTCGCTGCCCGTCCCCGTCGCCGACCGGGCAGGGCTGGAGCGGATCGGCCTCGACCTGCTGGCCGGCCTGTTCCCCCTGCGGCGCAGCGCGCGGCTGATCGGGGTGTCGCTGTCGGGCTTCGCGCAGGACGCGCCCGAGGCGCCGCTCCAGCTCGGGCTGGCCCTGTGA
- the pncA gene encoding bifunctional nicotinamidase/pyrazinamidase, whose protein sequence is MTPGSADLLLVVDVQVDFLPGGALPVPEGDAVVGPINDLQHRFRHVVLMQDWHPADHVSFAETHPGRAPFETVARPYGPQVLWPRHCVQGSPGAAFAPGLATDRASLVVRKGLDPRVDSYSAFLEADRSTRTGLAGALRERGITRVAVCGLATDFCVAWSALDASDAGFEVLVVEDAVRGIDVDGSLAQAWARMEAAGVRRIRSAQIG, encoded by the coding sequence ATGACGCCCGGCAGCGCCGACCTGCTCCTCGTCGTCGACGTGCAGGTCGATTTCCTGCCGGGCGGGGCGCTCCCGGTCCCGGAAGGCGACGCGGTGGTCGGCCCGATCAACGACCTCCAGCACCGCTTCCGGCACGTGGTGCTGATGCAGGACTGGCATCCGGCCGATCACGTCTCCTTCGCCGAGACCCATCCGGGGCGGGCCCCGTTCGAGACCGTGGCGCGGCCCTACGGGCCGCAGGTGCTGTGGCCGCGCCACTGCGTCCAGGGCAGCCCGGGCGCCGCCTTCGCGCCGGGTCTCGCCACCGACCGGGCGAGCCTCGTGGTGCGCAAGGGGCTCGATCCCCGGGTCGACAGCTACTCGGCCTTCCTGGAGGCCGACCGGTCGACCCGCACCGGGCTCGCCGGGGCGCTCAGGGAGCGCGGCATCACCCGCGTCGCCGTGTGCGGCCTCGCCACCGATTTCTGCGTCGCCTGGAGCGCGCTCGACGCCAGCGACGCGGGTTTCGAGGTCCTCGTGGTGGAGGATGCGGTGCGCGGGATCGACGTGGACGGGTCGCTCGCGCAGGCCTGGGCGCGCATGGAGGCGGCGGGGGTGCGCCGGATCCGGTCGGCGCAGATCGGCTGA
- a CDS encoding succinate dehydrogenase assembly factor 2, which translates to MSGTTRTSADLDPRRRRLLYRAWHRGIREMDLIMGRFADAEIGDLSEAELDQFEALIEVPDRDLFKWLTGEVETPSNYDTSVWQRVRAFHRHDAPIHS; encoded by the coding sequence ATGTCCGGCACCACCCGCACGAGCGCCGACCTCGATCCGCGCCGCCGCCGCCTCCTCTACCGCGCCTGGCACCGGGGCATCCGCGAGATGGACCTGATCATGGGCCGCTTCGCCGACGCCGAGATCGGCGACCTGTCGGAGGCGGAGCTCGACCAGTTCGAGGCGCTGATCGAGGTTCCGGACCGGGACCTGTTCAAGTGGCTGACCGGCGAGGTCGAGACGCCCTCGAACTACGACACGTCGGTCTGGCAGCGCGTGCGGGCGTTCCACCGGCACGACGCGCCGATCCACTCGTGA